The window AcattggatacgaccaaaaatattgcatacatctATATATTTAAGATGATTTCTAATAAAAGTTATGCAATAATTCAtttgttatccagaacaaaaataccaCACCTATTTTTATTTCATGCCTAATTACAGAATTACCAGGCACTTGTACAAACCACGTGTAAGGCCCAACATGCAGTCCTACTCCCAACAAAGACTTTGCAATCTTCACGGAGGCTAGAAGCGCATATTGGTAGCCCTAACATGTGACTTCATAACATACACGCACTATCAATATGTCGGTGAACAACGATGGAATATCACAACAAGTACAACTAAGCAAGAATAGAAGAGTTTATGTATGAATGAGAATTGGGCAGATATATGCCAATATGATAACATAGTTGTACACCAATAAGAGGTTCGAAGATGAGCAAATCGTCCCATAACCAACGGGTTCCAAACTACCGACGAGGATTCTTATCTCTACTAGTTGTCGTCTAAGAAGAACTTCACGTAGATCGTTCACGCTCTTAGCGCAAAGCTTTACCTAACCTGTACCCGCACTTGAGGCTGTTGTGGTATCTGTGAGCTTTTTGGACTCAACAACTCTCATTACCAAGGGTACCAAGACTAACAACACTCATAGGTTGGAAATTGACAAGTGTTAGACATTGCAGCAAGCAGCTAAGCAGTATAAACCAACTATTCCTACGAATACTAGAATAAGATGAGACCAACTTACGAAAAAGGGGGCACAAACTAgttgatcaagaagtgatcctgaaccccTGACTACGAATAATTTATAACCCCACCGTGTCGTCTTTTTGTTTGCATACCCAAAAGAAGAAACAATCACGGTAAGCACACGTTTGAGTAAGATTTTGTTATTAGTTAAATTGTCTACGCCTGACATTATAAATTTCCAAGTCTTCCGTAACCGTGGTCCATGGACATGACTTTCTGGAAGGAATTAAACCTACAAGGATGCTCCAACTGTGCACTATATAATCCTCATGCATAACCCGTTCCTCCAAGTTCAAGCCTATGAGAGCCACCGTGTAAGAACACACTACGTTCCAGGAGTTCGGAGTTAACAATTGTCAATAGCTAATGTCAAACTGACCCAAAAGACCTCTCGACGAGTTGACATCCGGATCAGAGCCGAACGTATCTCTAGACCCGGTCCCAGCCGGATGGAAAAGCTTACATTTAGCCAAGCCCGGTTTCCCGGGGGTGCCTCCGCACACTGCCTTTTGCGGATCAACGCTTTTCTCGGGCGCTGgcccatgttattttgaaaataTCTGGAGGGGGTGACCCTCTATGCAAGTTTTATGTTTGCAAATTTTAGTACCAATGTTGGGCCTTCTGGAAGAGTTCAACGCTAGATAAAGGAGCTCAAGGGGATCCCGTAATACCCCACACATGGTAGAATGTGCTCATCAATGAACATAATAGCCAAAACTACGAAAACTAGGGGTTGACCAGAGTGGAAAAAATCACCAGGGCATATgactgagccttccacccttagtCAGGTATATAATCAAGTTTAACAATTAAGCATGATAATAATGATAAGATATCCATGTTGTCACATGGAAAAccctgcacctgcaactagcaacactacaAGAGGGGCTGAGCAAGCGGTAACATAGCTAATCAAAGGTTTTGCTAGGCAGTGAAGGTTAGAGATTGTATCATGGCAATTGGGAGGCTTGAAACAATGTGTCCCTGTCAGGATCTAACCAAGATTAGGAAAGTGCTACATTGTATGAGCAATGCAACCGCTGGCAATTACAGTAGCTGTCAACTAGTAGGAAGTTAATATGGTACCAACTTAGCACAGGAACTCAAATTGATAGTGCTCTCAGGGATTACAACATCAAAACAGCAAATGATCTGAAAATTACATACAATTCGTCGAGTGACAAATAtgaggaagaaaaagaaagatacatacagatctatTTCTTCTCACCTACCTTACAGAATATAACAACCATGATAAGCTTAAAAAACAACCATACATGGTAATTCGCTACAATGCAGAGCCTGTACAACTTATCATAAACAACAGCTGCTGGACTCTAAAAAAACAATCATCATGTCATCAAATAACAGACATGCAATCAATCTCTGTCTTTACGATGTAAATAGTTGGCTCCCAAGGGTGATGATGGCGGTTCCGTCGCCCATAATCGTTGTTAGAGACATCTCCGTCTCGAGAATACGGTCTAGTTCAGCCGCAACCAGCCTCATCTTCGGCCGCCTTCTGGAGGATGGGTTCAGACACTGGAAAGCAAGCCCAACAAATTCTTTCATACCTTCTGTCGTGAAACCGCCACCTAACCTTGGGTCAATCAGTTCATTTGAACTGAAATGTGCTTCCAGCTTTCAAAAAGACAACAAAATGCCTGTCAGTGGGATGTTAGGATATACTGTCTAATCAAATGGTGCACAAGCAACATCAATTCTCTTTATAGTTGTTTTGACGACTTTTTTTTATAAAGTTATATCTCAATCAAGGTAGGAAAATAGCATATCAAACGTCAAGGACTACTATTTAACATAAAATGAAGAAGAATTCAAGCAATCTTACTGAATGTGACATATATGTTTTCATCACAGCAAAAGGAGTGAAACTGTTTCTAGACAGATATTTTCTAGCTGTTAGTGAGTTGGCAAAATCTACGCTCCATTGCTTTAGCAAggcaacatagttacattttgtCAATGTGCACACAACCTGATCATAGGTTAATCATTGGAACAGTGAATCAAAGATTCCATCCTTTCTCCTAACAAAAAAGGCAGCAGAAGGTTCACAAAATCAATAAATCATAGGTAGTCTGTCAACTTGCTAAAAATCATAGGCTGTCATTTTGCTTGCTGAAGACTTCTTTCAGAGAGGCAGTAAAAATTCATAGCATTTTCTCTAGGCAGCTTACAGCTACATGCCAAAGGAAATTACCCAGTGGGCCAGAGATTCTCTGGATTCTGGAGGTTGCAAGCTAGCAGCTTCTCTTCCAGTAATTAGCTCCAAAAGAAACACTCCAAAGCTGTAGACGTCGCTGCTTTCAGAAAACTGCGCCACCGAGTGTGCTCTAAGAACAAACATGCACAATGCGTTATGAGTCACAAGGATTATTACAGAGAGGATTAGACTGATCATCCCACAATTGAAAGACACAACAACAATACAACTAGATGACATTTTTCCTAAAAATGAAACTGAATGATACATTTCGTGCACAAGCTTTTCGAACATATCAATCTCCAACGGCGACATGGCAGTCTACATATTTGTTGCCTGGTCTGAAAAACAGAAGATAAAAGGATATGGTACTTGAACTTACTCGGGATCCTGGTAGACACTGCTGCTAAACCCATGCGATGACCCGACATCTTCATGTCCTCTAAGTAACCTAAAAAGTCCAGCATCAGCCACCTTCGCAATAAAATTCTCATCGACCAGTACATTGCTCGTCTTGAAGTTCTTGTGGATCAAAGGAGGCATAAGACTATGCAGATGATTCAGACCTGCAAGTCAAACTGCAGTTATACTTGCTATTTTATAAATTCATAACAGAAAAAAAGGCGACATCTCATAGTTGTACTACCTTTAGCTGCACCAATGGCTATTGCTAGCCTCTGTTTGAACTCAAGCCGTGTCATGGAGCCTTTCCCTGAATCTAGCAAAAGGTGTAAGgtttcagaaaagaaaaaaaaagaagccACAATCTAATTTCTGACGATAACCAAATATTACCATATAGATGGCTACAGACATTGCCATTGGGTGAGTACTCAAACACTAGCATTTGTAGACCTCCTTCCTGGCAATAACCAATCAGAGTTACGATGTTCCGATGACATATCTCTGAAAGCCTCCTAACCTGCATAATGCAAGGACGCCAAAGAAGTTAAGAATGCCAAATTTATTAGGCCGCAACAGACGCATTTATTTAGCTGTCCCTGTCTAATTGAGGCAAGTTTTTTTCAATAGCAAACAACAACAATAATGGACAAGAGACAGATCTTCCAAACTTACCCCACAAATAAGTCACTCCACTAAAATGTTCACTATCTGACCATAAATACGGCACAATTTAGGCAATGCCGTTAACTGTCGTATCCAATGTAATTCAAGACACTTAATTCTCAAGTCAGCATCACATAGAACATCAAAACCAGAAACTTCGACACGGTATGACGAAACAGTCAGACATAAAATTCAGGAGACCAGATTTTCTCTGGTCACAAGCATGGCAGAATGGAGGTAAATTATACTGTATCCTTACAAGAACAACAATGTCCCTGCATTTGCAGTTGCATCTAAATAGTTTACCTCGTCGGAAAACTCCAGCCTTGGTGCTCCCATGCGCCTCTTGATGGCCACGACTGAACCATCAAAAAGCAACCCCTTGTACACCAGGCCAAAGCTCCCGGCGCCAACCAAGTTGGCCTCGCTGAAGTTATTGGTCGCCTGCGCCAGCTCCTCGAGAGAGAACTGTCTCGCGCCCTGACGCTCCGGCGCCGAGGAACTTCGCCCCCCCTTGCCCCACTCCACTGATGCCACCAGCAACACACAAACGTCGCGTTAGCAGAGCAGAGCTGGAAAATTTGCCGGAGAAagaaagcagcagcagcagcagcagcattgCCATCCAAGGACGGTGCACGGAACAGCAACCGCAATTCACCTAGGGTGGAAGGATCCGAGGAGCCGGTGTCGGAGGTCCTGTTACGCCGCGCGCGCGCCCGGCACCAGAGCGCGATCACCACGGCCACCAAGACGAGCAAGGCGGCGCCACCGGCGGCAATGCCGACTATGGCGGCGATCGGCAATGACATCCGGATGCCCGTGACATCGAATCAGCAAAGTCGTGGAGGGGGGATTCCCTTTTCCTTCCTTGTGTCGGGGTAAGCAGCAGCAGCGTTGCACTTGAGAAATGGTCAAGCGAAGCAGCGCTCCCAAATCTAAACCCGAAGCGAACACTGGTCCTCACCTACCCCCAAATCGGTGGGTGGTATAGCTCCGGCACGCATGAATGCGGCAGCGATATCTTTCTCCGAATTGGCGCCTCAATTGGGCAATGCAGCTACATATGCACGCATCTAAGCTGTAGGGCTAGGGGCAGgaccaagaagaagggtggaccGGGCGTGGGCGATcaatcaagaagaagcaagaagGGGAGGAAGAGGGTGATGGATAGGGTGCTAGCTGCGGTGTGTGGTGGTGTAGGGGAGGCGCTGCACATGGCAAATCGTTGGATCCCTCCCTCCATCCCTGCGGCGGCCGCCCCTTTTGTCAAAGGAGAGGGGACGGCCCTCCCTCTTGCGCCATCGCCAGgctccccccacccccacccccaccccatgtgtgtgtgcgcgtgtcGGGGGGCGTGTGCTGTGCGTGACTGTAGGGCCCGGCCGTCCCGCTGTGCGTGTGCTGGTGTAGAGAGAGAAGCTTGCTGCGTTGGAATCTTTCTTTCACCGTCCTCTGCTCTCTCCTACTACATGGACATGGACATGGACATGGGTGGTGCCGTGCGTACGTGGTGCTGATGCATTTCGCCGGGAAGAAGCGGAGAGCGAGCTGAAAAGCATCTCGGGACGAGATGGAGCGGGAGCAAAAAGGGTAAAAGGAGAGAGAGTGCGGTGGTTGGTTCCCACTTTCTAGTACAAGCAAGGAAAGGAGGGGAGTCTGCTTGCTCCGTAGGAGGCCATCTCCAATCGTTTTCATCGAGTATCCCTTCTTTTTAGAAGATTTTCACCGAGTATACCTGGTCATGGGAAACCCCGTCCGGTCGGCCCGGCCTTGTCCACGGACCGAGCCTGGGCCTAAGTTTTGAGCCCGAAGGCTGGGAAGGGACAAGCTTGggcttagagcaactccaatggggcgacccaaacggacggcacatttgtccgctttttgtccgtttgggtcggccgcccgcccGGTGTCCGCCCAGTTTTGCATTTGGGTCGGCAAAGCGCCCAACCCACCGACCCATTTCATATCCGCATTCAACTTTTAAATAAAAAAGGCCCGTGGCCGATCATGCCAGCGGCCATGTCTCATGCCGGCATCATGCCAGCGCCGGCATACAATGCCGGCTTCAGAAAAAACCACAGTTCATGCTGGCGCACTCGCCAGCTGGCCGGCACACATGCCATCACACAAAAAATGGTGGGACTTGAGTTCGACCACGCCATCGCGGCTCCCGTGGTCATGCCGGCATACAAAAAGATGGCCCTCGACGCCATAGATCACTCGTCCTCGAACTTGAGCATGTCGGCCTGCATCTTCTCGAACCACGGCCTCTTTCTTGACGACAAGGCGTTGAGatccaccttcatgatctccaccccGGTCATCATGCTTGCAAGAGCCACTTCTTTCGCCTTTGTCTTGGCGTTGGCGGCCTCGATCTCTAGCATTTTGGTTTGCTTCTCCGCCTCGAGCTCGaacatcttggcttgcttctccgcgtcaagatcaagcctcctcctttggatctccATGAAAACATCCATTTGCTCCGCCTTGAAACGCCGGCGCTCCTCCTCACTTGAGTCCTTCTTATTCATCATGCCGTCCACGCTTGCGATCAAGGCGTTGGTGGCCGCATCTCGCTTGTCCTCcttcttggagttggtcttcCCCTGCGGCCGTGCCGGCTCGCCCTCCCCAACATCCTCCACGGCGCCCTTCCCCCCACGTGCCTTGAGCGCGACATATTGTGCCTTGAACCTCTCTTCGTCCTTGATGACCCGATAGCAATGGGAGAGGTTGAAGCACTTGCCATTGTATTGAACCTTGAATGTCTCCACAacttgaaatgcctacaaaatgttTCCATGCAAGCATATGGTCAAGTGATAGCAAAATGAAGACGTAAAAGGATGATCTTGATG is drawn from Aegilops tauschii subsp. strangulata cultivar AL8/78 chromosome 1, Aet v6.0, whole genome shotgun sequence and contains these coding sequences:
- the LOC109785404 gene encoding leucine-rich repeat receptor protein kinase HPCA1 isoform X1 → MSLPIAAIVGIAAGGAALLVLVAVVIALWCRARARRNRTSDTGSSDPSTLVEWGKGGRSSSAPERQGARQFSLEELAQATNNFSEANLVGAGSFGLVYKGLLFDGSVVAIKRRMGAPRLEFSDEVRRLSEICHRNIVTLIGYCQEGGLQMLVFEYSPNGNVCSHLYDSGKGSMTRLEFKQRLAIAIGAAKGLNHLHSLMPPLIHKNFKTSNVLVDENFIAKVADAGLFRLLRGHEDVGSSHGFSSSVYQDPEAHSVAQFSESSDVYSFGVFLLELITGREAASLQPPESRESLAHWLEAHFSSNELIDPRLGGGFTTEGMKEFVGLAFQCLNPSSRRRPKMRLVAAELDRILETEMSLTTIMGDGTAIITLGSQLFTS
- the LOC109785404 gene encoding leucine-rich repeat receptor protein kinase HPCA1 isoform X2, whose translation is MSLPIAAIVGIAAGGAALLVLVAVVIALWCRARARRNRTSDTGSSDPSTLVEWGKGGRSSSAPERQGARQFSLEELAQATNNFSEANLVGAGSFGLVYKGLLFDGSVVAIKRRMGAPRLEFSDEVRRLSEICHRNIVTLIGYCQEGGLQMLVFEYSPNGNVCSHLYGKGSMTRLEFKQRLAIAIGAAKGLNHLHSLMPPLIHKNFKTSNVLVDENFIAKVADAGLFRLLRGHEDVGSSHGFSSSVYQDPEAHSVAQFSESSDVYSFGVFLLELITGREAASLQPPESRESLAHWLEAHFSSNELIDPRLGGGFTTEGMKEFVGLAFQCLNPSSRRRPKMRLVAAELDRILETEMSLTTIMGDGTAIITLGSQLFTS